The Williamsia sp. DF01-3 genome has a window encoding:
- a CDS encoding glycosyltransferase family 2 protein has protein sequence MTSPTLSLVIPAYNEADSIGWLLESLMTELDQLDEIIVVDNNSTDETPQIVAGFTDRIAQLRVVTEKRPGVIAARNAGFDSATGDIIGRIDADARAKPGWARAVREFFANADETIGAGTGFFDQYDMPLQWVHRKLLTVALKSADKKGGDLPSLFGANMAIRRTTWEQIRPILLDQNGIFDDLDITLCVTEVGQRSVFIPGMDISASGRRMLSSVEVYRKFTDYMPATYEARGMHEQARRSVANVRTMRVLHRIFWLPSRAWDPVKGRYSLRQLVSKHKTRVLPYASS, from the coding sequence ATGACCTCCCCCACCTTGTCGCTGGTCATCCCTGCGTACAACGAAGCCGATTCGATCGGTTGGCTACTCGAGTCCCTGATGACCGAATTGGACCAGCTCGACGAGATCATCGTCGTCGATAACAACTCCACAGATGAGACGCCGCAGATCGTTGCCGGGTTCACCGACCGCATCGCCCAATTGCGTGTCGTCACAGAGAAGCGGCCAGGCGTCATCGCCGCGCGTAATGCAGGTTTCGACAGCGCGACCGGCGACATCATCGGAAGAATCGACGCCGACGCCAGAGCGAAACCCGGTTGGGCCCGCGCGGTCCGCGAGTTCTTCGCGAATGCCGACGAGACAATCGGTGCGGGCACCGGCTTCTTCGACCAATACGACATGCCTCTGCAATGGGTGCACAGGAAGTTGCTGACGGTCGCGCTGAAATCGGCCGACAAGAAGGGCGGCGACCTTCCGTCGCTGTTCGGCGCGAACATGGCGATCCGTCGGACAACCTGGGAGCAGATCCGCCCGATCCTGCTCGACCAGAACGGCATCTTCGACGACCTCGACATCACGTTGTGCGTGACCGAGGTCGGCCAGCGAAGCGTGTTCATCCCAGGCATGGACATCAGCGCCTCGGGACGCCGCATGCTCTCGAGCGTGGAGGTGTACCGCAAGTTCACCGACTACATGCCCGCCACCTATGAGGCGCGCGGCATGCACGAGCAAGCTCGCAGGTCGGTGGCCAACGTCCGGACAATGCGCGTGCTGCATCGAATCTTCTGGCTGCCATCACGTGCGTGGGACCCGGTCAAAGGCCGCTACTCGCTGCGACAGCTGGTCTCCAAACACAAGACGCGGGTGCTTCCGTACGCGTCGTCCTGA
- a CDS encoding triacylglycerol lipase, translating to MLTGRTALVCMAVMCLGLTPLAAPATAAPAPTTSDESPEGANDWSCVPSPAHPRPVVLVHGTWADMDTTWKTLSPALKAEGYCVFALNYGTRAPGTLQNLLDLVGGDTIERSARSLGEFVSRVRTATKAPQVDVVGHSQGALVARSYLKSGGGSDAVRPERNIVRTLVSLAGTNQGTSFNINQQLGAIAEMLGIPVVTLAAATVGPSYIEQMAGSPFLRELAAGGDTRPGVDYVAVGTKQDTMVTPPEHSFLKPVSGATVKNVWVQDGCENAEANHMEVTSSPRSVWITLGALDPGYARTHPAPCP from the coding sequence TTGCTCACGGGACGAACCGCCCTGGTATGCATGGCGGTGATGTGCCTGGGACTGACCCCGCTCGCGGCGCCTGCGACGGCCGCACCTGCACCGACAACATCCGACGAATCACCCGAGGGCGCCAACGACTGGTCCTGTGTCCCCAGCCCGGCACATCCCCGCCCGGTTGTCCTGGTCCACGGAACGTGGGCTGACATGGACACGACGTGGAAGACGCTTTCTCCCGCGCTCAAGGCCGAGGGATACTGCGTCTTCGCTCTCAACTACGGAACGAGAGCGCCCGGCACCCTTCAGAACCTCCTCGATCTCGTCGGCGGCGACACCATCGAGCGGTCGGCCCGCAGCCTCGGCGAATTCGTGTCCCGCGTACGCACCGCGACCAAAGCACCGCAGGTCGATGTGGTCGGGCACTCCCAAGGCGCGCTTGTCGCGCGGTCGTACCTGAAGTCAGGCGGTGGCTCGGATGCCGTTCGTCCTGAGCGCAACATCGTCCGCACCCTGGTCAGCCTTGCCGGCACCAACCAAGGAACAAGCTTCAACATCAACCAGCAGCTCGGTGCGATCGCCGAGATGCTCGGGATCCCCGTGGTCACGCTTGCCGCCGCAACGGTGGGGCCCTCGTACATCGAGCAGATGGCGGGCTCGCCGTTCCTTCGCGAACTGGCCGCCGGCGGGGACACCCGTCCCGGGGTCGACTACGTGGCGGTCGGTACCAAACAGGACACGATGGTGACGCCACCGGAGCACTCGTTCCTCAAGCCGGTTTCGGGCGCGACCGTGAAGAACGTGTGGGTGCAGGACGGTTGCGAGAACGCTGAGGCCAACCACATGGAGGTCACCAGCAGCCCACGTTCGGTGTGGATCACCCTCGGTGCCCTCGACCCGGGATATGC
- a CDS encoding aspartate/glutamate racemase family protein — translation MRISVINPNTTVSMTEQIAAAARSVAAPGTEIVGVTSSMGPASIESHYDEALSVPGVIEAIVRSERSEHPADAYVLACFGDPGLDAAREVASVPVVGIAEAAMHTASLLGRTFSVVTTLGRTIGRAEELAERYGLTGRCRGIHACEIPVLELETNPDTAGILVEACRSAAEADGSDAIVLGCAGMADLAQVISAKIGIPVVDGVAAGTLLVQSLVTMGLRPRNTGELAPPIPKVYRGLLEPFGRGAIS, via the coding sequence GTGCGTATCAGCGTCATAAATCCCAATACCACCGTGTCGATGACCGAGCAGATCGCGGCCGCGGCGCGGTCGGTGGCGGCGCCGGGAACCGAGATCGTCGGCGTCACCTCCTCGATGGGGCCCGCTTCAATCGAGTCGCACTACGACGAGGCCTTGTCCGTTCCAGGCGTGATCGAAGCAATTGTCCGCAGTGAGCGCAGCGAGCATCCCGCCGACGCCTACGTGCTGGCCTGCTTCGGCGACCCTGGACTCGATGCAGCCCGCGAAGTGGCCTCGGTTCCTGTGGTCGGAATCGCCGAAGCCGCGATGCACACCGCGTCCTTGCTCGGCCGCACCTTCTCGGTGGTCACCACGCTCGGCAGAACGATCGGTCGCGCCGAAGAGCTCGCCGAACGGTATGGACTGACGGGCCGCTGCCGCGGCATCCACGCGTGCGAGATCCCGGTGCTCGAACTCGAGACCAATCCGGACACCGCAGGCATCCTGGTGGAGGCGTGCCGTTCGGCCGCCGAGGCGGACGGCAGCGACGCGATCGTCCTGGGTTGTGCCGGTATGGCCGATCTTGCACAGGTCATCAGCGCCAAGATCGGCATTCCTGTGGTCGACGGAGTCGCCGCGGGCACCTTACTGGTCCAGTCGTTGGTCACCATGGGTCTGCGACCCCGGAACACAGGCGAACTCGCACCGCCGATCCCGAAGGTCTACCGCGGCCTGCTCGAGCCTTTCGGGCGAGGTGCGATCAGCTGA